In Ciconia boyciana chromosome 3, ASM3463844v1, whole genome shotgun sequence, a genomic segment contains:
- the FHL5 gene encoding four and a half LIM domains protein 5, whose product MTSNHTDCHYCLQSLRGRKYALREENAYCVTCYDSLFANPCEECKQPIECNSKDLAYKGRHWHEGCFKCAKCSRSLVEKPFAAKDELLLCTECYSDEYSSKCFHCQKTIMPGSRKMEFKGSSWHESCFVCQYCRQPLGMKPLITKDNENYCVPCFEKQFAHHCYSCKKVITSGGVTYHDQPWHKECFVCAGCKTQLSGQRFVSKDEYPYCVDCYSKLYAKKCAACKKPITALGGAKFISFEERQWHGECFNCAKCSVSLVGQGFLTRQDDVLCHECGSAS is encoded by the exons ATGACCAGCAATCACACAGACTGTCATTACTGCCTGCAGTCTCTTCGTGGAAGGAAGTATGCATTAAGAGAAGAAAACGCTTATTGCGTTACATGTTATGACAGCCTGTTTGCCAACCCCTGTGAAGAGTGCAAGCAACCTATTGAGTGCAATTCCAAG GATCTGGCCTATAAAGGCCGCCACTGGCATGAGGGGTGCTTCAAGTGTGCCAAATGCAGTCGCTCACTGGTGGAGAAACCGTTTGCTGCCAAGGATGAGCTCTTGCTGTGTACCGAATGCTACTCTGATGAGTATTCATCTAAGTGTTTCCACTGCCAGAAGACCATTATGCCTG GTTCCCGTAAAATGGAATTTAAGGGAAGCTCCTGGCATGAATCCTGTTTCGTTTGCCAGTATTGCCGGCAGCCATTGGGAATGAAACCGTTGATCACCAAAGACAATGAGAATTACTGTGTACCCTGTTTTGAGAAGCAATTTGCTCACCATTGCTACTCTTGCAAAAAG GTAATAACTTCTGGGGGAGTGACCTACCATGACCAGCCTTGGCATAAAGAATGCTTTGTGTGTGCTGGGTGTAAAACACAGCTGTCTGGACAAAGGTTTGTTTCCAAAGATGAATATCCATACTGTGTAGACTGTTACAGCAAATTGTACGCTAAGAAGTGTGCTGCTTGCAAGAAACCTATTACAG CTCTCGGAGGTGCCAAATTTATCTCATTTGAAGAGCGCCAATGGCATGGGGAATGCTTTAACTGCGCAAAATGCTCTGTCTCGCTGGTGGGCCAAGGATTCCTCACTCGGCAGGATGATGTCCTTTGTCATGAATGTGGCTCTGCTTCATAG